In the Natronolimnobius baerhuensis genome, one interval contains:
- a CDS encoding DHH family phosphoesterase, with protein sequence MGNCIICGTAVDGKICESHEEDAVFEFTGSSASQLSPGRYYRGTVDGYADFGVFVDVGDHVTGLLHRSELDQRLESLDWEPGDDVFVQVLDVRDNGNIDLGWSIRQREREFRGKLVDTGSEELLPDEADSDEADEADADADTNDTTADADTPDASDTSAPADTSADADAGDLQAAADPGNSGGSGGSVATESSAASTPSAEDATDADDSTADEPALNRTTVGAIDNQIGSIVRLEGEITGIRQTSGPTVFELRDESGTVECAAFEEAGVRAYPDVELDDVVALEGEVERHNGDLQIETESLDVLADDERDTVVDRLESAIEAEARPTEVSLLAAHDTVAAVEDELVEAATAIRRAVMEARPVVVRHSATADGYVAGAAIERAVLPLIREKHTREDAQYHYFERRPLDGRVYGMDTATDDVTSMLEARDRHGEQLPLVVLVDAGSTEESVDGYDLLSIYDAESIVIDDSHADDAIVDAVSVAAAPSLAGADISDVTSTALGANVAAHINDDVRDDLAHLPAVSYWEDTPEAYVDLATEAGYDETALSDRREAVALEAYYQSYKDKRELVADLLFDGDADGDLAAHVSEQFRAKLETELETARENMTTEDVDGISVAVLDTGAFTHRYNFPTTTLLLDELHRQQDESAVTLGVGDDELHVRATDSLNVRDLGDAVADRVPDAGSHVVGGQDGHLEFLPGERDAVKAAALEALGETLA encoded by the coding sequence ATGGGTAACTGTATCATCTGCGGCACAGCTGTCGACGGGAAGATTTGCGAGAGTCACGAGGAGGACGCCGTCTTCGAGTTTACCGGCTCGTCTGCCTCGCAGCTCTCTCCCGGACGGTACTACCGTGGGACCGTCGATGGCTACGCTGACTTCGGCGTCTTCGTCGATGTCGGCGATCACGTCACCGGCCTGTTGCACCGAAGCGAACTCGACCAACGACTCGAAAGTCTCGATTGGGAACCCGGGGACGATGTGTTCGTCCAGGTTCTCGACGTCCGCGACAACGGCAACATCGACCTCGGCTGGTCGATCCGCCAGCGCGAACGCGAGTTCCGCGGCAAACTCGTCGATACCGGCAGTGAGGAACTGCTCCCCGACGAAGCCGATTCCGACGAGGCCGACGAGGCAGACGCCGATGCGGACACTAACGACACAACCGCTGACGCAGACACGCCAGACGCGTCGGACACCTCGGCTCCGGCCGATACCAGCGCTGACGCAGATGCAGGCGACCTGCAGGCGGCTGCAGATCCCGGCAACTCCGGCGGCTCCGGTGGCTCCGTCGCAACCGAATCGTCTGCTGCGTCCACCCCGTCAGCGGAGGACGCGACCGACGCCGACGACTCCACTGCGGACGAACCCGCTCTCAACCGAACGACCGTCGGCGCAATCGACAACCAGATCGGGAGCATCGTCCGTCTCGAGGGCGAAATCACTGGCATCCGCCAGACCAGCGGCCCAACCGTCTTCGAACTGCGCGATGAGTCCGGCACCGTCGAATGTGCTGCGTTCGAGGAAGCCGGCGTCCGCGCCTACCCCGACGTCGAACTCGACGATGTCGTCGCCCTCGAGGGCGAGGTCGAACGCCACAACGGCGACCTCCAGATCGAAACCGAATCGCTCGATGTCCTCGCGGACGACGAGCGCGACACCGTCGTCGACCGCCTCGAGAGCGCAATCGAAGCGGAAGCCCGACCGACCGAGGTCTCGCTGCTGGCAGCCCACGACACCGTCGCTGCTGTCGAAGACGAACTCGTCGAGGCTGCGACCGCGATTCGGCGCGCAGTCATGGAAGCGCGCCCCGTCGTCGTCCGCCACAGTGCGACCGCCGACGGCTACGTCGCTGGCGCGGCCATCGAACGCGCTGTCTTGCCGCTGATCCGCGAGAAACACACCCGCGAGGACGCACAGTATCACTACTTCGAGCGCCGCCCACTCGACGGGCGCGTCTACGGCATGGACACCGCAACCGACGACGTGACCTCGATGCTCGAGGCACGCGACCGCCACGGCGAGCAACTGCCGCTGGTCGTCCTCGTCGATGCTGGCTCGACCGAAGAGTCCGTCGACGGCTACGACCTGCTCTCGATTTACGACGCCGAGTCGATAGTCATCGACGACAGTCATGCCGACGATGCAATCGTCGATGCCGTCTCCGTCGCCGCCGCGCCATCGCTTGCGGGCGCAGACATTTCGGACGTCACCTCGACGGCACTTGGCGCAAATGTCGCGGCCCACATCAACGACGACGTTCGCGACGACCTCGCACACCTCCCCGCTGTCAGCTACTGGGAGGACACCCCCGAGGCATACGTCGACCTCGCGACCGAGGCTGGCTACGACGAGACCGCACTCAGCGACCGGCGCGAAGCCGTCGCACTCGAGGCGTACTACCAGTCCTACAAGGACAAACGTGAACTCGTTGCTGACCTGCTGTTTGACGGCGATGCAGATGGCGACCTCGCAGCCCACGTCTCCGAGCAGTTCCGCGCGAAACTCGAGACCGAACTCGAGACGGCTCGCGAGAACATGACGACGGAAGACGTCGACGGCATTTCGGTCGCCGTCCTCGACACCGGCGCGTTCACGCATCGGTACAACTTCCCGACGACGACGCTCTTGCTCGATGAACTGCACCGCCAGCAAGACGAGTCGGCCGTCACCCTCGGTGTCGGTGACGACGAACTGCACGTCCGCGCAACCGACTCGCTGAACGTCCGCGATCTCGGCGACGCTGTCGCCGACCGCGTTCCTGATGCCGGCAGCCACGTTGTCGGCGGCCAGGACGGTCACCTCGAGTTCCTCCCCGGCGAACGCGACGCCGTCAAGGCGGCCGCACTCGAGGCACTCGGCGAGACGCTCGCGTAA
- a CDS encoding metal-dependent hydrolase, with product MELTWYGHSTWHVTVGETELLIDPFFDNPKTDLEPSDLETPDYVLLTHGHADHIAHAEAFAEATLVATPELVSYCEAEFGFEDAVGGMGMNLGGTVECGDATVTMVRADHTNGIMTENDQSGGMPAGFVIADGDPTADDSTTLYNAGDTALMSEMRDVIGDYLEPDAAIVPIGDHFTMGPEQAGVAVDWTGAAHAFPQHYDTFPPIEQDPADFEAAVSDADVHILEADEPFALE from the coding sequence ATGGAGCTTACTTGGTACGGTCACTCGACGTGGCACGTCACCGTTGGGGAGACCGAATTGCTGATCGATCCGTTCTTCGACAATCCGAAGACCGACCTCGAGCCATCAGACCTCGAGACGCCCGATTACGTCCTGTTGACACACGGCCACGCCGACCACATCGCCCACGCCGAGGCGTTTGCCGAGGCGACGCTAGTTGCAACGCCCGAACTCGTCTCCTACTGCGAGGCGGAGTTCGGCTTCGAGGACGCCGTCGGCGGGATGGGGATGAATCTCGGGGGCACCGTCGAGTGTGGCGACGCGACGGTCACGATGGTTCGGGCCGACCACACGAACGGCATCATGACCGAAAACGACCAAAGCGGCGGCATGCCGGCTGGGTTCGTCATCGCTGACGGCGACCCAACCGCCGACGACTCGACGACGCTGTACAACGCCGGCGACACCGCTCTGATGTCCGAGATGCGCGACGTCATCGGCGACTATCTCGAGCCCGACGCAGCTATCGTGCCGATTGGCGATCACTTCACCATGGGGCCGGAGCAAGCCGGCGTCGCCGTCGACTGGACCGGCGCAGCGCATGCGTTCCCACAGCACTACGACACCTTCCCGCCGATTGAACAGGACCCCGCAGACTTCGAGGCCGCCGTCAGCGACGCCGACGTTCACATCCTCGAGGCTGACGAGCCGTTTGCCCTCGAGTAA
- a CDS encoding OsmC family protein, which produces MSKQVTTVSEEGYSATNEIRNFETTIDANGEDAPDTLESLLAAYASCYVPALRVASKQRGVEDLGAIEIDVTGDLNDDDKLESITFDIHLEADVDDEQSDEILERANELCKVHDALKSELYAEMTVEGTA; this is translated from the coding sequence ATGTCGAAACAGGTCACGACAGTCTCCGAGGAGGGCTACAGCGCCACGAACGAAATCCGCAACTTCGAGACGACAATCGACGCCAACGGCGAGGACGCACCCGACACGCTCGAGAGTTTGCTCGCCGCCTACGCCTCCTGTTACGTCCCCGCGCTCCGAGTCGCGAGCAAGCAACGCGGTGTCGAGGACCTCGGCGCCATCGAAATCGACGTCACTGGCGACCTCAACGACGACGACAAACTCGAGTCGATCACGTTCGATATCCACCTCGAGGCGGACGTCGACGACGAGCAGAGCGATGAAATCCTCGAGCGAGCGAACGAACTCTGTAAGGTCCACGATGCGCTGAAGTCGGAGCTGTACGCCGAGATGACCGTCGAAGGCACCGCCTGA
- a CDS encoding ComEC/Rec2 family competence protein produces MAVALLVTLAGCVGGLGIEGVSDESDENGADSALEVDTGALEIRHLDVGQADATLVVTPDDETILIDSGDWRADGSGVIDALETQDIDRLDHLVATHGHADHIGGHAAIIEHLETEGEGVGAAYDSGVAHTSQTYDNYLDAIETHDVQLFEVQDGDDLPLEDETLAATVLNPPAGDSGDDLHSNSVTLVLEFGDFAYLTTGDAEADAEQRLVDDHGEALAADAYQAGHHGSSTSSTEPFLDAVEPEIAVISSALESQYGHPHDEVLEDFDDRDVDTYWTAVHGDITLTVEQTGNGTDVSVTTEHDASSDPAALLDRKHEATAEDDGSASLLEPRPQDALAAPGALVST; encoded by the coding sequence GTGGCAGTCGCACTCCTCGTCACCCTCGCGGGCTGTGTCGGCGGCCTCGGAATCGAAGGAGTCAGCGACGAATCCGACGAGAACGGCGCAGACAGCGCGCTCGAGGTCGACACGGGCGCCCTCGAGATTCGGCATCTCGATGTTGGACAGGCTGACGCGACGCTGGTCGTCACTCCCGACGATGAGACGATACTGATCGACTCGGGTGACTGGCGCGCCGACGGGAGTGGCGTTATCGACGCCCTCGAGACACAGGATATCGACCGACTCGACCATCTAGTCGCGACGCACGGCCACGCCGATCACATCGGCGGTCACGCGGCGATTATCGAACACCTCGAGACTGAGGGCGAGGGCGTCGGCGCGGCCTACGACTCGGGTGTCGCCCACACGAGCCAAACCTACGATAACTACCTCGACGCCATCGAGACCCACGACGTCCAGCTATTCGAGGTCCAGGATGGTGACGACCTCCCACTCGAGGACGAAACGCTCGCGGCAACCGTTCTGAACCCGCCAGCAGGCGACTCCGGTGACGACTTGCACTCCAACAGCGTCACACTTGTCCTCGAGTTTGGCGACTTTGCGTACCTGACGACCGGTGATGCCGAAGCCGATGCCGAACAGCGACTCGTTGACGACCATGGCGAGGCCCTTGCAGCCGACGCCTATCAGGCTGGCCACCACGGCTCGTCAACCTCCTCGACTGAGCCGTTCCTCGACGCCGTCGAGCCGGAAATCGCCGTCATCTCGAGCGCACTCGAGTCCCAGTACGGACACCCACACGATGAGGTTCTCGAGGACTTTGATGACCGCGACGTTGACACCTACTGGACGGCAGTGCATGGCGATATTACCCTCACAGTCGAGCAGACAGGCAACGGCACAGACGTGAGTGTAACGACAGAGCACGACGCCTCGAGCGACCCTGCAGCCCTGCTCGACCGTAAGCACGAGGCGACTGCAGAGGACGACGGCTCGGCATCGCTGCTTGAGCCGCGTCCACAGGACGCACTCGCAGCACCCGGAGCGCTGGTCAGTACATGA
- a CDS encoding DUF3006 domain-containing protein, translated as MKTTYTAVLDRIVDGETAVFLLEDDGEVVDERTEPITALPAGATEAAHEGAVFELTYEDETLLEAVPKPAAERERRERTQDRFDRLSERLPGSDDEERNESGG; from the coding sequence ATGAAGACGACCTACACTGCCGTCCTCGACCGGATCGTCGACGGTGAGACAGCCGTCTTCTTGCTCGAGGACGATGGCGAGGTCGTCGACGAGCGCACGGAACCCATCACGGCGCTGCCGGCGGGGGCAACGGAAGCGGCACACGAGGGGGCCGTCTTCGAACTGACGTACGAGGACGAGACGCTACTCGAGGCAGTTCCAAAACCGGCGGCTGAACGCGAGCGTCGGGAACGAACACAGGATCGATTCGACCGCCTCTCCGAGCGGTTGCCGGGTAGTGACGATGAAGAGAGAAACGAAAGTGGTGGATAA
- a CDS encoding DUF5799 family protein, with amino-acid sequence MSDSNWTDRIVGARMSVDQEFSSRIAQSELSSQQWSLVMTATELEIDNPDDPENAQMVANTDKLDQIMPELENIESGMGAMGGGGAGGAGSSSGSSGGLVDSIKGALGLSGGSGVDDAKRDAAEQLTAEYADELQAQIKSNGQWNSVCEAAASETSD; translated from the coding sequence ATGAGCGACAGCAACTGGACGGACCGGATCGTCGGTGCGCGAATGAGCGTCGACCAGGAGTTTTCCTCGCGGATCGCCCAGTCGGAGCTCTCGAGTCAGCAGTGGAGTCTCGTAATGACGGCAACCGAACTCGAGATCGACAATCCCGATGATCCTGAAAACGCCCAGATGGTGGCGAACACGGACAAGTTGGATCAGATCATGCCCGAACTCGAGAACATCGAGTCGGGGATGGGTGCGATGGGTGGCGGTGGCGCTGGCGGAGCCGGATCGAGTTCCGGTTCCTCGGGCGGTCTCGTCGATTCGATCAAGGGTGCCCTTGGGCTGAGCGGCGGTAGCGGCGTCGACGACGCGAAACGCGATGCGGCCGAACAGCTCACAGCGGAGTATGCCGACGAGCTACAGGCCCAGATCAAATCGAACGGGCAGTGGAACTCGGTTTGTGAGGCCGCCGCGAGCGAGACCAGCGACTAA
- a CDS encoding DUF7557 family protein, translating to MSQIELEGETVERVDGLRIEDESYDELVTELLNIYETGELTLFHAGD from the coding sequence ATATCTCAGATTGAACTCGAGGGCGAAACGGTCGAGCGGGTAGACGGCCTGCGAATCGAAGACGAATCGTACGACGAACTGGTGACCGAACTGCTCAATATCTACGAGACGGGCGAACTGACGCTCTTTCACGCGGGCGACTGA
- a CDS encoding DUF7545 family protein, with product MSDDVDTITLSIEADDETTDDVTIPAGLVDLVAEGDQTTAETVGDIALLSFASRAHHIVHHGQDTDEDLEAQEARIMDLFEERFGVTFGEATGHQH from the coding sequence ATGTCCGACGACGTAGACACAATTACGCTCTCGATTGAAGCCGACGACGAAACGACCGACGACGTGACCATCCCGGCCGGCCTCGTCGACCTCGTCGCCGAAGGCGACCAGACCACCGCCGAAACCGTCGGCGACATCGCGCTGCTGTCGTTCGCCAGCCGCGCCCACCACATCGTACACCACGGCCAGGACACAGACGAAGACCTCGAGGCCCAGGAAGCGCGCATCATGGATCTGTTCGAAGAACGCTTCGGCGTGACGTTCGGCGAAGCGACCGGTCACCAGCACTAA
- a CDS encoding DUF7282 domain-containing protein — protein MRWQQGALGVVLIAALMITSVVALPLLGGGVTPFADGTADGEETPDDETVLTDVDAQQDGDDDGSDGADDQSTPETTSQGNVEVLALESPIGLDDTDAEADADTAETDAAATQDDPDVPDAVEAGVEEGVELAQSQGVEVTQEQHAAALEAASAAASQHQEADAEQVQEATKGAVHGSMMQEQEVNATQVQYAVGGATDGALAQHQTVTATQMQSATWGATHGALAQEQRVTVEQIQVATYGAAAGAASEAGERDIERTPKIQEAAQGAAYGVLEQYQKITVEQRQQVTLEHVQHAAAGASAGALEGSTEAALEQAQDVEVEQHQRVDIKQIQKAATGAAKGALEQRQEVNVEQTQSAARGASKGSLTQVQSVTVEQVQRISITQIQEAAFGASKGSISQSQAASVEQIQAAADGAAQGSLTQYQEVSVTQIQHAALGSSKGAVESAIQHQVIEIEQIQAAAYGAGQGAVTQTQVVDVTQVQTLAHGASSGALVQHQEATVTQIQTAAQTACEETARAIQYQQISITQLQILTQDTAADATAYAVSEDTDDVTQIVQHVQIEITQTIEEIDELEGTASITFADQESDGESVVVDSVDLSEGGFVAIYDGVATDVDPEAVIGVSDYLESGEHENLEIGLDESLEESQPLVAVVHHDTTDDQTFQYVESDGADDEPYVTASGGPVLDGAFVTVGDEEPDPDPEPDPEATLSVSDQTGDGETLLVDEANASEDYTVAAEYDGERVDSETFDADEPVTGLEIDLEPALEDETTVDVSVRASDDDETLASETITYTLEDADDPDDPGETDAVLDVTDQTGDGQTLTVQETNASVEYMLTATANETELVETEPFAPDTGLNNETVDLEQPLTDNATVDVALESTDEGETLAADSLEYTVDPTFMVEFTDCTRAEVTGNFEDGEQVAASTGFYDTAGYGNTIIEDFITVGDDIEAPFIGTIVFDIDADDGVTETGEDEVTVGVNDYGDFGTAITGISSDEAIPVAGIDHPHPDSETCLEEIRPEQPDIGVEETEPLEDDDGIDVTFGYDNPNDQPLAVISEYVEGTTEDEPVGGLEPGEHEFTALWTPETDDERLVWEVDMTNHGYDEPLTAETEPAGEIDTDDPANYSVSITETNSPVEQGDALEVDADIENIGDEAGEQNVTLSLAELDLEVDSQTVELEGDETESVTLTADTDEIEPDEYTAVVASEDDSDEVPVTVEEAGEVAEFAVSFVFADPVASVGEEVTVEADITNVGDLEGTQTVTYSVDDDLVDEMELDLEGGETETLEFTSEAEEGESVHEIATEDDAGTATVQGLADPDVPGVDDADETDETTEADADETTETDETEPVTGDEDETGETDTDESDETTELDETDETGDPDESSETDNTDGEPGDTDNSPDADEPTGDESTEPAETNEPTAALT, from the coding sequence ATGAGGTGGCAACAGGGAGCACTCGGTGTCGTGCTGATCGCCGCGTTGATGATCACAAGCGTCGTCGCGTTGCCGTTGCTCGGCGGCGGGGTCACCCCGTTCGCGGACGGCACTGCCGACGGTGAGGAGACGCCAGACGACGAGACTGTGCTGACGGACGTTGACGCACAACAGGACGGCGACGATGACGGTAGCGACGGAGCCGACGACCAGTCGACCCCTGAGACGACCAGTCAGGGTAATGTCGAGGTACTGGCACTCGAGTCGCCAATCGGATTGGACGACACAGACGCAGAGGCGGATGCCGACACAGCTGAGACCGACGCGGCAGCCACGCAGGATGACCCCGACGTTCCTGACGCCGTCGAAGCCGGTGTCGAGGAGGGTGTCGAACTTGCTCAGTCCCAAGGTGTCGAGGTGACGCAGGAACAGCACGCAGCGGCGCTCGAGGCGGCGAGTGCCGCGGCGAGCCAGCATCAAGAAGCCGATGCCGAGCAGGTCCAGGAGGCGACGAAAGGGGCGGTCCACGGCTCGATGATGCAAGAGCAAGAGGTGAACGCGACGCAGGTCCAGTACGCAGTCGGTGGCGCAACTGATGGCGCGCTGGCCCAGCACCAGACGGTCACCGCGACCCAGATGCAGAGTGCCACCTGGGGCGCGACCCACGGTGCGCTCGCGCAGGAACAGCGCGTGACTGTCGAGCAGATTCAGGTTGCAACCTACGGCGCGGCCGCCGGTGCGGCGAGCGAAGCCGGCGAGCGTGACATCGAGCGAACGCCGAAGATTCAGGAAGCCGCACAAGGTGCAGCCTACGGCGTCCTCGAGCAGTATCAGAAGATCACTGTCGAGCAGCGCCAGCAGGTCACGCTCGAGCACGTCCAGCACGCAGCAGCGGGAGCCTCGGCTGGTGCGCTCGAGGGGAGCACTGAGGCGGCACTCGAGCAGGCCCAGGATGTCGAGGTTGAACAGCACCAGCGCGTCGATATCAAGCAGATCCAGAAGGCGGCGACGGGCGCGGCGAAAGGTGCACTCGAGCAGCGCCAGGAAGTGAATGTCGAGCAGACCCAGTCCGCGGCCCGCGGGGCGAGCAAAGGCTCGCTGACACAGGTCCAGTCGGTGACGGTCGAGCAGGTCCAGCGCATTTCGATCACCCAGATTCAGGAAGCGGCCTTCGGTGCCTCGAAGGGGTCGATCTCCCAGAGCCAAGCGGCGAGCGTCGAGCAGATTCAGGCGGCGGCTGACGGGGCTGCACAGGGTAGCCTCACCCAGTATCAGGAGGTTTCGGTAACGCAGATCCAACACGCTGCGCTTGGCTCCTCGAAGGGGGCAGTTGAATCGGCAATCCAGCACCAGGTCATCGAAATCGAACAAATCCAGGCCGCTGCATACGGCGCTGGTCAGGGTGCGGTCACCCAGACGCAGGTCGTCGACGTCACGCAGGTCCAGACGCTCGCCCACGGTGCCTCGAGCGGCGCGCTCGTCCAGCATCAGGAGGCGACGGTCACGCAGATTCAGACGGCGGCCCAGACCGCCTGCGAGGAGACCGCTCGAGCGATCCAGTACCAGCAGATCAGCATCACGCAACTGCAGATTCTCACGCAGGACACTGCGGCCGATGCAACGGCGTACGCCGTCAGCGAGGACACTGACGACGTCACGCAGATCGTCCAGCACGTCCAAATCGAGATCACCCAGACAATCGAGGAGATCGACGAACTCGAGGGAACAGCCTCGATCACGTTCGCGGATCAGGAGTCCGACGGCGAGAGCGTCGTCGTCGACAGCGTCGACCTCTCGGAGGGCGGCTTCGTCGCGATCTACGACGGTGTCGCAACCGATGTGGACCCTGAAGCGGTCATCGGCGTCTCCGACTACCTCGAGAGCGGCGAACACGAGAATCTCGAGATCGGCCTCGATGAGTCGCTCGAGGAGAGCCAGCCGCTCGTCGCAGTCGTCCATCACGATACGACCGACGACCAGACGTTCCAGTACGTCGAGAGCGACGGCGCGGACGACGAGCCGTACGTCACCGCAAGCGGTGGCCCGGTTCTCGACGGCGCGTTCGTGACGGTCGGTGACGAGGAGCCAGACCCCGACCCAGAACCGGATCCCGAGGCAACGCTCTCGGTGAGCGACCAGACCGGTGACGGCGAGACGCTTCTCGTCGACGAGGCGAACGCGAGCGAGGACTACACCGTCGCGGCCGAGTACGACGGCGAGCGCGTCGACAGTGAGACGTTCGATGCGGACGAACCCGTGACCGGCCTCGAGATCGACCTCGAGCCAGCACTCGAGGACGAGACGACGGTCGACGTGTCCGTGCGCGCCAGCGACGACGACGAGACGCTGGCGAGTGAGACGATTACGTACACGCTCGAGGACGCTGACGACCCCGACGATCCCGGTGAAACCGACGCCGTCCTCGACGTGACCGACCAGACCGGCGACGGACAGACGCTGACGGTGCAAGAGACCAACGCCTCGGTCGAGTACATGCTGACGGCGACGGCCAACGAGACGGAACTGGTCGAAACCGAGCCGTTCGCGCCCGATACCGGATTGAACAACGAAACGGTCGACCTCGAGCAGCCGCTGACGGATAATGCGACGGTCGACGTCGCCCTCGAGTCGACCGACGAGGGCGAGACGCTGGCTGCGGACTCGCTCGAGTACACGGTCGATCCGACGTTCATGGTCGAGTTCACCGACTGCACGCGAGCGGAGGTGACCGGCAACTTCGAGGACGGCGAGCAAGTCGCTGCCAGCACCGGGTTCTACGACACTGCCGGCTACGGCAACACGATCATTGAGGACTTCATCACCGTTGGCGACGACATCGAGGCACCGTTTATCGGAACGATTGTGTTCGACATCGACGCCGACGATGGCGTCACGGAAACCGGCGAGGACGAAGTGACCGTCGGCGTCAACGACTACGGCGACTTCGGCACCGCGATCACGGGCATCAGTTCGGACGAAGCGATTCCGGTCGCTGGCATCGACCACCCACACCCGGATTCTGAGACCTGTCTCGAGGAGATCCGGCCCGAACAGCCCGACATCGGCGTCGAAGAAACTGAACCGCTCGAGGATGACGACGGGATCGACGTGACCTTCGGCTACGATAACCCGAACGACCAGCCGCTCGCGGTCATCAGCGAGTACGTCGAGGGAACGACCGAAGACGAGCCAGTCGGCGGACTCGAGCCCGGCGAGCACGAGTTCACGGCCCTGTGGACGCCCGAAACCGACGACGAACGACTCGTCTGGGAGGTCGATATGACCAACCACGGCTACGACGAGCCACTCACCGCCGAAACCGAGCCAGCGGGCGAGATCGACACGGACGACCCCGCAAACTACAGCGTCTCGATCACCGAGACGAACTCGCCCGTCGAGCAGGGTGACGCACTCGAGGTCGACGCCGACATCGAGAACATCGGCGACGAAGCCGGCGAGCAGAACGTCACGCTCTCGCTGGCCGAACTCGATCTCGAAGTGGATTCACAGACGGTCGAACTCGAGGGCGACGAGACTGAGTCGGTGACGTTGACCGCTGACACGGACGAGATCGAACCGGATGAGTACACCGCAGTCGTCGCGAGCGAAGACGACAGCGACGAGGTGCCGGTGACAGTCGAGGAAGCCGGTGAGGTCGCCGAGTTCGCAGTTAGTTTCGTCTTCGCTGATCCAGTCGCCTCCGTCGGTGAGGAGGTCACCGTCGAAGCAGACATCACGAACGTCGGCGACCTCGAGGGAACCCAGACCGTCACTTACAGCGTCGACGACGACCTCGTCGACGAGATGGAACTCGACCTCGAGGGCGGCGAGACCGAAACGCTCGAGTTCACGTCCGAAGCGGAAGAAGGGGAGTCGGTCCACGAAATTGCGACCGAGGACGATGCCGGGACGGCGACGGTCCAAGGGCTTGCCGATCCGGACGTGCCTGGAGTCGACGACGCTGACGAAACTGATGAGACGACAGAGGCCGACGCTGACGAGACGACGGAGACTGACGAGACCGAGCCGGTAACTGGTGACGAAGACGAAACTGGAGAAACCGACACGGACGAGTCCGACGAGACGACAGAATTGGATGAAACCGACGAGACGGGTGACCCCGATGAGTCCAGTGAGACGGACAATACTGACGGAGAACCGGGTGACACCGACAACTCACCGGACGCTGACGAACCGACAGGAGACGAGTCGACAGAACCGGCTGAGACGAACGAGCCAACGGCTGCGCTCACGTAG
- a CDS encoding biotin transporter BioY, with protein sequence MATDQQSVDLVEGDVVRSFARAALLAVLIGASAPVAIPIGPAPITLQVLFVFLAGLVLGPLWGSFSMVLYLAAGAVGVPVFAGMETGFGVLVGETGGYLWSYPIAAGLIGLFVHRGTDLRDPAEQPLILVVIALLAGLVVIYGIGVSYMAQVLRLDLWEALLVGMIPFIPGDLLKLAAAIAIVKSGRLNVAN encoded by the coding sequence ATGGCAACTGACCAGCAGTCGGTCGACCTCGTCGAGGGCGATGTCGTCCGCTCGTTCGCACGCGCAGCGCTGCTCGCTGTGCTTATTGGCGCATCTGCGCCCGTCGCAATACCAATTGGGCCGGCACCGATCACGCTGCAAGTACTGTTCGTCTTCCTCGCTGGCCTCGTACTCGGCCCGCTGTGGGGAAGTTTTTCGATGGTACTCTATCTCGCCGCGGGCGCGGTCGGCGTTCCGGTCTTCGCGGGGATGGAAACCGGCTTTGGCGTGCTCGTTGGTGAGACGGGCGGCTACCTCTGGTCCTACCCCATCGCCGCGGGTCTCATCGGTCTGTTCGTCCACCGCGGCACGGACCTGCGCGACCCCGCTGAACAGCCACTTATCCTCGTCGTCATCGCGCTTCTTGCCGGGCTGGTCGTCATCTACGGCATAGGCGTCAGCTACATGGCCCAGGTGCTCCGGCTGGACCTGTGGGAGGCGCTCCTCGTTGGGATGATCCCGTTTATCCCCGGCGACCTGCTCAAACTGGCCGCCGCAATCGCTATCGTCAAAAGCGGCCGGCTCAACGTGGCCAACTAG